One Streptomyces sp. B21-105 genomic region harbors:
- a CDS encoding DUF1932 domain-containing protein, which translates to MGHRGVGILHPGEMGATVAAAAVAAGAEVWWLPRGRSAATRERAAASGLRSASGIEELTGTCRLVLSVCPPAAALDVAEQVASAGFSGVYVDANAVSPERMTEIAAVFEGADVTVVDGGITGPPPRRAGMTRLYLSGDAAAVARVADVFDGTALTPVALPGPIGRASALKLSFAAYNKISYALAAQACALADGHGVLDDLLDLADHLLPGTPLAAKDRWAAAGSRAWRWEPEMHEIAGAWRAVGAPAGLAEAAARTFARWEAHKDDPAVTGAQLIADLVERDPHEG; encoded by the coding sequence ATGGGGCATCGAGGCGTGGGAATCCTGCATCCGGGGGAGATGGGAGCGACTGTCGCGGCGGCGGCCGTGGCCGCGGGAGCCGAGGTCTGGTGGCTGCCGCGCGGACGCTCGGCGGCGACACGGGAGCGGGCCGCCGCCTCCGGTCTGCGGTCCGCTTCCGGCATCGAGGAACTGACCGGGACGTGCCGGCTCGTGCTGAGCGTGTGCCCGCCGGCCGCCGCGCTCGACGTCGCCGAACAGGTGGCGTCGGCCGGCTTCAGCGGCGTGTACGTCGACGCCAACGCGGTGAGTCCCGAGCGGATGACCGAGATCGCCGCGGTGTTCGAGGGGGCCGACGTCACGGTGGTCGACGGAGGAATCACCGGACCGCCGCCGCGCCGGGCGGGCATGACCCGGCTGTACCTCTCGGGCGACGCCGCCGCCGTGGCCCGCGTCGCCGACGTGTTCGACGGCACCGCGCTCACCCCGGTCGCCCTGCCGGGCCCGATCGGGCGGGCGTCGGCGCTCAAGCTGTCCTTCGCCGCGTACAACAAGATCTCGTACGCTCTGGCCGCCCAGGCCTGCGCGCTGGCCGACGGCCACGGTGTGCTGGACGATCTGCTCGACCTGGCGGACCACCTGCTGCCCGGAACGCCGCTGGCGGCGAAGGACCGGTGGGCCGCCGCCGGGTCGCGGGCCTGGCGATGGGAACCGGAGATGCACGAGATCGCCGGCGCCTGGCGGGCCGTGGGCGCGCCGGCCGGGCTCGCCGAGGCGGCGGCGCGGACGTTCGCCCGGTGGGAGGCCCACAAGGACGATCCGGCCGTCACCGGCGCGCAGCTGATCGCCGACCTGGTCGAGCGCGACCCTCACGAGGGGTGA
- a CDS encoding alpha/beta fold hydrolase: MPTPTRMLAAAVTAAACLGVTTVPADAASEPGAVVSRGVTIPAFYTPPAALPAADGALIRSEPLPLALSLPGIDGPLPGTATRLMYKSTDSAGRPMAVTGAYLEPSARWKGKGPRPLVALAPGTMGQGDQCAASLGLERPLLVNGQTLSVGYEDLAIYRLLARGIAVVVTDYAGLGGTDRLHTYVNRVDEAHAVLDAVRAVRAFPGASPTAGSRIALYGYSQGGGATAAAAELQPSYAPDVTLAGTYSGAPPADLAAVTKAIDGSDLAGALGWSVNGFLQSDPELEPIARAHLNDAGRAALEDLSTMCVGDALLAYNSARSNAWTADGRSLSAVVESEPKLEAFLADQRIGARAPASPVRVATGTADDLVPHAQARGLAVAWCAKGVSVTYKPVILPGLGRALINHFTPLIVDQGEAISWLTDRLDGKPAASDCATLPLRP, from the coding sequence ATGCCCACCCCCACCCGCATGCTGGCCGCGGCCGTCACCGCCGCCGCCTGCCTCGGCGTCACCACGGTACCGGCCGACGCCGCGTCCGAGCCGGGGGCCGTGGTCTCCCGCGGCGTCACGATCCCCGCCTTCTACACCCCGCCCGCCGCGCTTCCCGCGGCCGACGGCGCGCTGATCCGCTCCGAGCCGCTCCCCCTGGCGCTCAGCCTGCCGGGGATCGACGGACCGCTGCCGGGCACCGCGACCCGCCTCATGTACAAGTCCACCGACTCCGCCGGCCGGCCCATGGCGGTCACCGGCGCCTACCTCGAGCCGTCCGCCCGCTGGAAGGGCAAGGGTCCACGGCCGCTGGTCGCCCTGGCCCCCGGCACCATGGGCCAGGGCGACCAGTGCGCGGCCTCGCTCGGCCTCGAACGCCCGCTCCTGGTCAACGGGCAGACGCTGTCCGTCGGTTACGAGGACCTGGCGATCTACCGCCTCCTCGCCCGCGGCATCGCCGTCGTCGTCACCGACTACGCCGGCCTCGGCGGCACGGACCGGCTGCACACCTACGTCAACCGGGTCGACGAGGCGCACGCCGTCCTCGACGCCGTCCGCGCCGTCCGCGCGTTCCCCGGCGCCTCGCCGACTGCGGGCTCCCGGATCGCGCTGTACGGATACAGCCAGGGCGGCGGGGCCACGGCCGCCGCCGCCGAACTCCAGCCCTCCTACGCACCGGACGTCACCCTCGCCGGCACCTACAGCGGCGCGCCGCCCGCCGATCTGGCCGCCGTCACCAAGGCCATCGACGGCAGCGACCTGGCCGGCGCGCTGGGCTGGTCCGTCAACGGCTTCCTGCAGTCCGACCCCGAGCTCGAGCCGATCGCCCGGGCGCACCTGAACGACGCGGGCCGGGCCGCCCTCGAGGACCTGTCGACGATGTGCGTCGGCGACGCCCTCCTCGCCTACAACTCGGCGCGCAGCAACGCCTGGACCGCCGACGGGCGTTCCCTCAGCGCCGTCGTCGAGTCGGAGCCGAAGCTCGAGGCGTTCCTGGCCGACCAGCGCATCGGCGCCCGCGCACCGGCGTCCCCGGTACGGGTGGCGACCGGCACCGCCGACGACCTGGTGCCGCACGCGCAGGCGCGCGGCCTCGCCGTCGCCTGGTGCGCCAAGGGCGTCTCCGTCACCTACAAGCCGGTGATCCTGCCCGGTCTCGGCCGGGCGCTGATCAACCACTTCACGCCGTTGATCGTCGACCAGGGCGAGGCGATCTCCTGGCTGACGGACCGACTCGACGGGAAGCCCGCCGCGTCCGACTGCGCCACGCTCCCGCTGCGCCCCTGA
- a CDS encoding AraC family transcriptional regulator, whose amino-acid sequence MLHESVFRTTDLPVDARFEAWAERMGRTHAPMQLSSDRAADYRGRQRVIPLGDVTVWPATFDHLVFRRTPKLVRQSDPEVYHLSLLLKGEGAADWGRQQAAYRINEFHTNSSSRSYDIHTGPEPVTMVGVEIPRSLVAVPGHHADQVIGRHISGREGIGALLAQFLLRLVSDTSAYQPSDAPRLGTVAADLVTAVFAHAADADPRLSPESHGRTLALQIKTFIRGRLGDPDLTPAAIAAAHHISRSYLYRLFQAEGLTVASYIRDQRLEHARRDLADPRLRSLPVHAVAARWGFPRAAEFTRAFRTAYGIPPSELREQALTEP is encoded by the coding sequence GTGTTGCACGAGTCGGTCTTCCGCACCACCGACCTGCCGGTGGACGCCCGGTTCGAGGCGTGGGCGGAGCGCATGGGCCGTACGCACGCGCCCATGCAGCTCTCCAGCGACCGCGCCGCGGACTACCGGGGCCGGCAACGCGTCATCCCCCTGGGCGACGTGACCGTGTGGCCTGCCACCTTCGACCACCTGGTCTTCCGCCGCACCCCCAAGCTCGTCCGCCAGTCCGATCCCGAGGTCTATCACCTCTCCCTCCTGCTGAAGGGCGAGGGCGCCGCCGACTGGGGGCGGCAGCAGGCCGCCTACCGCATCAACGAGTTCCACACCAACTCCTCCTCCCGGAGCTACGACATCCACACCGGCCCCGAGCCGGTCACCATGGTCGGCGTCGAGATCCCGCGGTCGCTGGTGGCCGTGCCCGGGCACCACGCCGACCAGGTCATCGGACGCCACATATCGGGCCGCGAAGGCATCGGCGCACTGCTCGCACAGTTCCTCCTGCGCCTGGTGTCGGACACGTCCGCCTATCAGCCCTCGGACGCGCCCCGGTTGGGCACGGTCGCCGCCGACCTGGTCACGGCCGTCTTCGCGCACGCCGCGGACGCCGACCCCAGGCTCTCGCCGGAGAGCCACGGCCGCACCCTCGCCCTCCAGATCAAGACGTTCATCCGCGGGCGACTCGGCGACCCGGACCTGACCCCCGCCGCCATCGCCGCCGCGCACCACATCTCCCGCAGCTACCTGTACCGCCTCTTCCAGGCCGAAGGCCTCACCGTCGCCTCCTACATCCGCGACCAGCGCCTCGAACACGCCCGCCGCGACCTCGCCGACCCCCGGCTGCGCTCCCTGCCCGTCCACGCCGTGGCCGCCCGCTGGGGCTTTCCCCGCGCCGCCGAGTTCACCCGGGCGTTCCGCACCGCCTACGGCATCCCGCCCAGCGAACTGCGCGAACAGGCGCTCACCGAGCCCTGA
- a CDS encoding MFS transporter, with translation MSSVPQPTSAAQAAARKDGGGNAMALLVIASCQLMVVLDITIVNIALPDIQRSLGFSTTSLAWVVNAYTLTFGGLLLLGGRTGDILGRRRVFVFGVLLFVVASLLGGLAQNEPQLLAARALQGVGGAVASPTALSLVSTTFREGPERNRAFGVFAAVSAGGGAIGLLAGGMLVEWLNWRWVLFVNVPIGLLIALATPRYIKESERHPGRFDLTGALTSTVGMVLLVYGFIRAAQEGWRDTITLVSFAAAVVVLAAFVLIERRSRQPITPLHMFADRNRAGTYGIMLCLAAAIFGMFFFLTLFVQNVLGFSPLAAGFAFLPVSAVIAVGAGLASRFLPKYGPKPFMVGGAVLAAAGLSWLTLTDVHSTYAGSVLGPMLVFSLGMGMEFVSLTLMALSDVTPQETGAASGLLNATQQVGGSLGLSILVTMYGTASRNEADQQVSDFLAQATPAERLRFRQTGVLPDPWGDEVLTSGVSAAFVMAAIFTVLAALIAVLVIQVRPSDLERLKGGTVPGGV, from the coding sequence ATGAGCAGCGTTCCCCAGCCGACCTCAGCAGCCCAGGCCGCCGCCCGAAAGGACGGCGGCGGCAACGCGATGGCGCTGCTGGTCATCGCCTCGTGCCAGCTGATGGTGGTCCTCGACATCACCATCGTGAACATCGCGCTGCCGGACATCCAACGCTCCCTGGGCTTCTCCACGACGAGCCTGGCCTGGGTGGTCAACGCCTACACCCTCACCTTCGGCGGTCTGCTGCTGCTCGGCGGCCGAACCGGCGACATCCTCGGCCGGCGGCGCGTGTTCGTCTTCGGCGTGCTGCTGTTCGTGGTCGCCTCACTGCTGGGCGGTCTCGCCCAGAACGAACCCCAACTCCTCGCCGCGCGCGCCCTGCAGGGCGTCGGCGGGGCCGTGGCGTCGCCGACCGCGCTCAGCCTCGTCAGCACGACGTTCCGTGAAGGCCCCGAACGCAACCGGGCGTTCGGCGTCTTCGCCGCGGTCTCGGCGGGCGGCGGCGCGATCGGTCTGCTCGCCGGCGGCATGCTCGTCGAATGGCTGAACTGGCGGTGGGTGCTCTTCGTCAACGTCCCCATCGGCCTGCTCATCGCGCTGGCCACCCCCCGCTACATCAAGGAGTCCGAGCGCCATCCCGGCCGCTTCGACCTCACGGGGGCGCTGACCTCCACCGTGGGCATGGTCCTGCTGGTGTACGGGTTCATCAGAGCCGCCCAGGAAGGGTGGCGGGACACCATCACGCTGGTCTCGTTCGCCGCGGCCGTCGTCGTCCTCGCCGCGTTCGTCCTGATCGAGCGGCGTTCCCGGCAGCCCATCACGCCGCTGCACATGTTCGCCGACCGCAACCGAGCGGGCACGTACGGCATCATGCTGTGCCTCGCCGCCGCGATCTTCGGCATGTTCTTCTTCCTCACGCTCTTCGTGCAGAACGTGCTCGGCTTCAGCCCGCTGGCCGCCGGGTTCGCCTTCCTGCCGGTGAGCGCGGTCATCGCGGTCGGCGCCGGACTGGCCTCACGGTTCCTGCCGAAGTACGGCCCGAAACCGTTCATGGTGGGGGGCGCGGTCCTCGCGGCGGCCGGGCTGTCCTGGCTGACCCTCACGGACGTGCACTCCACGTACGCGGGCAGCGTCCTCGGCCCGATGCTCGTCTTCAGCCTCGGCATGGGCATGGAGTTCGTCTCCCTCACCCTCATGGCGCTCTCCGACGTCACCCCGCAGGAGACCGGTGCCGCCTCCGGCCTGCTCAACGCCACCCAGCAGGTGGGCGGTTCGCTGGGCCTGTCCATCCTGGTCACCATGTACGGCACGGCCAGCCGGAACGAGGCGGACCAGCAGGTGTCCGACTTCCTGGCGCAGGCGACTCCCGCCGAACGCCTGCGCTTCCGGCAGACCGGGGTGCTCCCCGACCCCTGGGGTGACGAGGTGCTCACCTCCGGCGTCTCGGCGGCCTTCGTCATGGCGGCGATCTTCACGGTCCTCGCCGCTCTGATCGCGGTGCTGGTCATCCAGGTCCGTCCGTCGGACCTGGAACGCCTCAAGGGCGGCACGGTCCCGGGCGGAGTCTGA